The DNA segment GATTGGCAGAAGTGACTAAAAGCAGATGGAAGGAACACAAAATTAACACAGTCAGCACAGCAGGTCACACAGTTAAGCACTGTGTGACTTTTGTTTCCTCGTTTTGcatgtgtatttgtttttaaaagcggggggtagggggagaagaGTGTTCAATTCTACAGCTAATGAGCAACAGCTGACAGGCCAACTGGAGTCTCACTGTTGGTAAACTGCACACCTGTAATAGGTGCCAATTGGCTAAAAGGCAACTAGTGTCTACTAGTCCTTAGCCATGTACACTCTTATTGTGTATTTGACTGTGGCAGCAGCTAGAAGCGGTCAGGATCCCATTGTTGCGTGTACAAAAATCTAGCACAAAGAGATGGccaagccccaaagagcttgcagttgAAGAAATCCTTAAACCAGCATAAGTGCCTCCCATTCTCTAGCCAGCCCTCCACTGGTCTTATGCCCCACTCCTCCAATTGCGAGTTCTTCGGTTTTCCTAAAGGAGGGAGGATGATCCAGTCACtcagattcaattccctgctgtgtCTCTGACTTTGTGTGTAACTGTGACACcctgtaccccatgttcaccacttgTATATGGTTATGATATCTTTTGTGCAAAGTATGCCTCATCCTGTTGAAATGTGTGAAACAAACATGGCACGTAAAATTATGAGGTTTTGCTATAGGATTGTTACTGAAACATGCTGTGGTTCTGAGTAAGGCCCACAAACCAATTTCTCAGAGACAGAAACACCCTCGCACGCCAGCAAAGTGCTAAGGAGCCATTACCGGTGTAATCGGACATTctccagtggtggtggtgggggagttgtaaacaagaaatttacaattcaTCTGAAGGACAGTTTGGAGCTCACGTATGCAATGGAACTGCCTGGCCCCATgactcaggaaggaatttttcagcACAAAGGGTTGAGGGTataagaaggggagaaaaaaaaaaaaagtgttcctaGCCACCTTTCCATCTCTCTGCTGATGACAACAACGACTCTGAAAGAACTGAACAAAGCAGGGGAGTGGGCCCAGCACATAGTGAGACAAGCCTTTTGCTTTGAAGCCTATTAGCCTttgtaaagtttaggaattaggtTGTGTGtttatccttttatttcttttgtaaccaattctgacttctaGGCCTTATCACTTGTCATTTATCTTTCTCCAGTTaagaaacttgttttatttaaatcagcGTGTTTTGTTGAAGTACTTGGGAATCTCTACTTAAGTCAACAAGCCTGGTGCGTAATCATTACCAATTGTTGGAGTGATGAACTATCTAGGAGTTTGGACTGTCAAGTGGGCTACTGAGCAGTACAAGACGCACGTGTCTGGGGAGCaaggcgtgggctgagggatatCCGGGTGTGGCTCTGTATGCAATTCATGGATGGCTGGGCATAGCAGTCATGTGTTCAGGTCGGAGTGACTTTGCATGCTGGTGGCAGAGTGAGCAGAGCCTGGACGGGCTGGTGTTCATCAGGAAAGCAGTATAAAAGGCAtcccaggctggagagctaagGGGACACAGCAGGCCACAGGTTCAGATtgcaccctggggaatgtcacagtgacttttggcaagtcacttagggtgaaatcctgttgccactgaagtcaaaggaagttttatcagtgacttcagttgggccagtATTTCACTTTTTGTGGcgcagttctccatctgtacaatggggataacaacattcTCCTACTTCACAGGAGTGCTGAGAGGATAAACACACTCCAGATTTTGAGGTGTGATAATGAGTGCTATATAAATATCAAGTctgatttagactgtaagctcttttgggcagggacaggTCTTTATTTCTGGTATTTTTATGATGCACTTAGCACGCTGGGTGGTGCTATAAAGTTAATAATAATGAGGCTTTAGATTAGTTTAAGATGCTTAAGCTACTTCAAGACCCTAAAGAGTTTTAAAATGGAGATGAGCTCAAGCCAAAACCTGGAATCTGAACCATCACTAACTATGGGACAGTCTGGATCCCATGTGTTCAGTTTACTGAAAACTACTAGGGAAATAAAATGCCAAAGGCTGCATTCATGTAATACTAAGGTAGGCATTGGAAGGGGCATTAGTGGATCTTAGCCTTGTTTCATGCTCAAATCTGCAGAGCAGTCAGACCCAACTCTCCACCCAGAAGGAGCAGACTGCCCAGATGACATGCTACTGGGCAGTACTACGGTGTACAAGTCCTTTACCTCAAAGGCTGCAGATATGATTTTGGCTTTCTTGCTTAGCACTGACCCCACAGCATTGAAGTTCTTGTCTCGAATTTCAGCATACAGCTCCTCGGCAGAATTCAGCTGAAGCTTCTTCGGTTCCGTGGGGAGATCCTTGCCACCCTCACCCTGCTTCTTAGGGGCAAACTTTTCAGGAGGGAGTTTCACATAAGCTACCAACACAACAAGAAAATAAATGACAAATTAGAACTCAAACCCCAGGACTTAAACtgaccaaccaaccaaaacctTTCCCCAAGCAAGAGGCAGCTCTAGCCTTGTGTAAACACCCATATTACAACTTGGAAGAAATGTTGCCACATATAAGATGATTTCCCCTAATTTGAAAGGGTAAAAATCCCTACTAGCTATATGTAAACAAGGAGCCCTATACACAGATCTATACAGTACCAGAGAGATGCCTTCTGCTCACCCTCATCAGTACATTAGGTGGAAGTTACCAGCTCCACATGCTTCTGGCCCTACAGTTTTCATCATCCCATGGAGCGTAAAGAAAGCGGGGTAAACGGCTTTACAAAGCGCGTGCAGAGAGCATCAGCTTCAGTGGAGGGTGGAAACTAACAGCATGTTGAGGGGACATTTTAGCTAAAATCCCTATTCTTGTGAAAAGTGCCCTGGGATCACTAATGTCCATGTACAGCTGACATCCCAAGGACTCACACGTAGCGAAGAGCATTGTGCTCAATTCATCTTCTTGGGACGGATGAAGCACTGAGCTCACCTTTTTGGGATTGAAACCAGGGTTTTTAGTTACATCAAGCAACTAAGCCACCCCTCTCTGTAGGTTCAGCTAAATTATTCTCACCTTCATCCCAAATTCAACTTGGCACCCTGCACTTTATTCTAGCACTCAGGAATTTTATTCTACTCCATTCGTTTCACTGTCCATGGTTTGCTGCACTTACTATTTTGAATTCCATATATTTCATCAATCAGGCCTTCATATGTAAGCTGAGTAGCTAGAGGCGACAACAGGTCTACATTGCGGTCAAGCAACAAGAGGGTATCAAAGACTGGAAATATTGAGTTCTGGCCTCCAGGGAACTCTCGCTTCATCCTGATCATCATGTTAGCCACATgctggaaataaaatatttggttCGTTATGGCTCAGACCATGAAGGGTGGCTGTGATAACTAGCTTTAGAGACATATGCACGTatgaaaacaggaaaagaagtgCATGTATAAGAAGTGAATGGGAGGAGAGGCAAGCTGTGTAACTGGTACAACTGGAGGAAGGGCCATTAAGAAACAAACCAAACTATTCTACGACAAAACTGGCTAGTTTAGTTTCACCTCCTTACCAAAAGAGGCATTTATGAACCGCACGGAGTTCAGAGAATAAGAACAAAAATGATCTGGTAAGAGGGACTGAATTATGGGGAGAGAGCAAAAGGATACAACACATGTAACTTGACTAAGGTAAATAAACCCTTCAGCTATCAGTAGTCGGTTAACtccaaggagggaggggaattatTTAGAGTGGTTAAGAGAGTCTAACTAGGAGAAAAGGGATGAAGTTAGGTCAAATATCAAGGAATCTTCTTGACAGTGAAATCTATTTGTCTGTGGAACTGTCTTCCGTGGGGAGGCGTGCAAGCCCGACTGGTTGggatatttaaattaaattacacaAAGCACTAAAGAGGTGGAGCAGAGAACATTCATTCACTGGTCAGGGTCAATAGGCTTTTATCAACTCTAATTTACTCATAGATTCGTGGACtttaagtcagaagggaccattgtgatcatctagtccaggggtctcaaacacgcatgCAGCCCGTGGGGTTATTTCttgcggcccgccaagctccccgcccccccggagttatttcctgcggcctgccaggctccccgccccctccccccagtgcgccgcgtccccgctcctctgcctacttGCAGGCGCTGTTTGGCGGCGCatagcgctttccaggagggaagggggaggagcggggaaccgcacgctcaggggaggaggcggagaagaggcagggatttggggaagggtttggaatgggggcagggaagaggtgggaagaggcgaggcagagacagggcctcatggaaggggtggagtgggggcggggccgggggcagcgcgGGGCGgtggtgtcagtgatgcggccctcgggccaatgtactagtctttatgtggccctcgtggtgattcgagtttgagatccctgatctagtctgacctcctgcacattacaggccacagaacctcacccacaaaTTTCTGGGATTCCAACATCATAGTGTTCATGAAAACCAAGTGAACTGTCCAAACTCCagtgaaatacagacatacatacatatcaCCGCGTGTCAGCCTCTCAGCAGCCAGCTGACTTTcaccagggagggggagaagataTCTGGGCAGGCAAGAAGACCAGTAGGGAACACACTTATAAACACGTTCCTTTAGTGGAGCAACTCAGAGGGGGCTCGTGACAGTAAAACCCGCAGTGACAGATTGACTGAGAATTGTTTCAACCAACAGGAGCCCAAGCAGCAAAATGCAGCTCGTGACACACAGTATCAAACCCAACACACATTAGTGGCAGCTccaaaacaaccaccaccagaaACAAAAGGATTTATCTTCTTAGAAACAAAgatgttttaaatttgttttaccCGTGCACAATCCCCCTTCCCGAAGATCTGTGGGATAGTTCCATAAAGTGCCTGTAAGGTCATCAGTCCCTTGGCTGCATGGTACAGACTTGTCTGGTCACTCTCCAAGTAACACTCCTAAATGACAGGGAAAGGAAGGTTACAGAAACGGAGGATATTTAATTAGCCTAATCATCTTAAACGTAGAACCTGGCTGAACTGGATGGCTTGAGGGATTGCTTAAAGGATAcggagcctttcacctccaggTTTCAGTGATCCAAAGTCATTACTTGCTATCAGCGAGCACTGGGATACCAGCTGGTGCTTCGCTGCAGGCCCAGTggacaagcatgcaggtcacaaaATCATCATTATAGTTAGCACTAGCTGTCCGACTGAAGGGTTGTCTATATGAACAGTGAGTGCACGCtgagctggggtgtaaatctaccccacgCTGACCTGCCATACACCAACTGTCCATGAGGACCCTGCTGCCAcgcactaaaagttccccagtGGACTCTGATCTACCCTGCTTTCAAAGCTAGCACACAATAGATGTATGCCCCAGCTTGCCCTGCACCAATGGTTTGTATACACAAGTCCACAGAAGATGCTCCAGGAGTGAATGGGCTGTGGAGACTAAGCTAGCCCTTCCTGCCCTTCTACATGGGGTCAGGGTCGAGGAATCTTGCCccgtctcctccccaccccctgcagtaCATGTTCTGTGGTTAAATAGGACAGTGATCTCCAGCAATGCCAACTGGGGATGTTTCCAGCACTAAACTCACTTTAAAAAGTGAGTCAGAGCGTGAAAGTGAATGCTACCGCTCACCATGCTATTTAGCCGTCCATACAGCATTGCAGGTGCAGGCTGGTTGTTTAGACACATGCACAGAACAACCAAAAATTCAGTTTGTGAGAAAAAATGACCGTGAGATTAAGCCCAGTGCTCTCCTCCACAGAGTAGAGAGACCTTAACCGTGAGAAGAATTCAAGAGGAGGGGGAAGATtacagctggggccaggagcgacAATGGATAGTTTGATTACTCCTCCTGGAAACACTGCTGCTGTGACACCAGCCGGCGGTCCAGCGACAGGACTGCAAAGCAGCAACTTTGATGTGGGCCAGCAACAAGGGGAGCTGGATTCACAAGCCGCACAACTCCTCGTCCTGGGGGCTCTCTCTGCTCAGAGCAATTAGAGTTAATAACGACCATTCGGGAACTGTTACGAGATCAAACCCATTATTTTAGAATTCTCTAGCCAATGTGCTGCTCCTAATTTAATGCAGCAGAGTAACAGAGCTGAAACAACAAGTCTCTTTCCTGTGACTTGGTCAATTAGAAAATGTGTCACCAAGCTGGCAAGTTTTATCATGTCTGGACATCCTCTCTGCTGCTCACACAGGGCTAGATTCAATACACTAAGGGGAGATGGCTAAAGGAAGCCGCACACAGCCTTAATGGCGCTACATGTGATGTGCTGGCAAtgcaggatatatatatatatatacacacacacacatacacacacacatatacacacagcaCTGTTGCCCATCTTAAGACAAGTGTTAAGTCTTTGTGTTGCTGTGGTGTGTGACACCCTAACAATTACAATTTACCCTTCTGTAACACATTTAACACAGGAAACTTCAAGTTCTTTATAAAGGTTAGTTATTTAAGCCTCACAAATTCTGTTCATGCAAGTATTACCCCATTAGAACAGATGGGAAAGCTGACACATAGCCTGGTAAAATGATGGGTCCTTGGGTGCATCATGGCATTCAGAAACAGaccccaggagttctgactcccagtccactgTTCTACTACAGTCCGACCACATTTGCTCTGTAACTCCTTTTATTGCCTTGTGGCTAATCAgtctgaaaagtgctttgagatccttggatgatgGATGCAACACAAACGTGCAAAGTATTTTTTCCCTCAAGGAAGAAATCAGCACTTACTTTAAATGCACTTTCAGACTCCATGGATAGCAAGTCTCCATCAAACGGAATGAGGTCCAAACTGTACTGCTCTCTGTGAATGAAGGATCCCAGAACGCCCTGATCCTTCAGCCGCTGCTCGCACAATAGGCTGCGACGAGGCACAAACAAGATGTGGAAGTCCCTCAGCGGAGAGCGAACTCTGTCTTCACTGGAAGAGAGTCAGCTTAAGTTGTCATAAGACTGAGTACAGTAACACAGTACACTGACCTTGGTTTCTCAGATTGGCAATACAGAAGACAAAGGGGCACTGAATGGAAGCAAGACAGAGTTCCTGATTGATACTTTCAAGTTCCTTATAAATAAAGGCAACCCTTCTCACAGCCttttatttcagaatattttgtaaaaatcaaCACCTTTACAGTGAAGGGGATGGTGCAAGGATTAAGCAGTAGGTCTGTGGCCTAAGCAGCTCGGCAATACTTATTCTGCCCAGATCTACAGGTTCGAATCCCAAGCAGGGTTGACTCGGCCTTTACCTTTTGCCATTGACTGTGGGTGGGTCTTTCAAACAAGAGCTATCTGCTCTGATGAACACGAATGGTTCCAGGGCAATTAATAAAAACTGAGTAGAGATTTTCCCTGGTGTCCTTAACCAAAAATTTCCCTCTCATTCCTGTTGCTATGCACCTGCTTCTCATCCTCCAACCCCAGAAATGACGGCATTTCAGTGATGCTGTACGTATAGGCCATGATTCTGATCCCAGTCATGCCAAGTTGTGTAGTAGTTTCACACTGAAGTGAAAGATTTATTATTAGTGAGTGGGCTGAAATCTGCCCAACTTATGTCACTCATAACTTACGTCTGGTATGAAcctgggatgggaggaggaggggggaaaaggaaaacatTAACTCCACTGCACCACCACAGCTCTGGGAAGCAGCTGTTGTCTTTTCACTGAAACACCAACTGTACCTGAGCACATTTTCAGCAATTATATCCATTAACTCTAGCCTGGGCCtgacaaagaaaataatattcTTGACATCAGCTGGGGGCAGACGGCCCGCCTTGAGGGTGAACATCTTCTCCACCTCATGTTCCTGTGAGGAGACAAAAATGGTATTCAATCAAGGTATCCAACTCAACTCCTGTTATTTTGAAAACTGGTTTCAGAAAGGGCCACATCAGCTGGAGTTGATCCAGTAGTTGTTACTGTGACACGTTATCTAAGGATAGCAACATGGATTTCTCTTATTCCCATATGCTGATTATGTAAATTATTAGTTTACTGCATTACACCACCATTAAAGATGGAGGTTCTGCACATCTGGTCTGTGGGAGGCAAGTTGGCAGAAGAGCAGTAAGTGATATTCGAAGAGGCAGAGTCTGTTCTTGAAGCACATTTAGATTGTTGCTTTATAGCAGAGAAATAAAAGACTGGCAAACTGTAGTGACAGCATTGGACAGTAAGAATTAAGGTTTGAAAGGCAAAAACTAGGACAGTTTATAGAAATTGTGTTAACAGTCTCTAGAGGCAATTATGAGACTGAGGGTCCGAATAGCTTTTGAGAGTCTCAGTATTAATCAGCACAACATGAATGCCATGTAGGGCTTACCTTTAAAAGTGAGTATTGTGCAATTAATCCAAAGGGTCCTGTGAGGTACTCATCCCACACTATTgcctaggaagaaaaaaatccacgGAGAAAAGTCAGTTgccccaaagaggaaagaaaacccTGGGGAAGGTGAGCTGCCCTCAGAAGCTCAAACATTTGCTTTCCGAGGAAGTGTTGATTTTAAAAGACAGTCATGAATTAACGGTTGAATTTCAACAATCCTTTGCCCATCTCTAGTTCCTTTCATCAGAGGAGCACAACACGCTTCAAATATGCTAATTAAACCTCCCAAGAGATTTTTGCTGAATCGGAAAACCAAGCAGCCTTGCCTCAGTAAGTCTAGCAAAGGGGAAAGTGACAAGGAATTGAGGTGGCTGGACTCTGGGGCAAatctggtgcagctgcattgacTACCCGGAAGACAGTAGAGTTCCACTCAGTGCAAGTACAAAACCTGACTCAGTGTCATGGTTACTGTCGGCCAGTTTAgcggggcacctggtaagagcaTTAAGTGAGCTTTCTACTCACCCTAGTGAAGACACGTCAAAGGCAAAACTTCCTGTGCAGTGACTGGTACATGCtgggctctgcctgcctgccttatCCCACAGAGGTGGCTACATTTTAATGATGCTGCACAGCATGGACATAGTTTGCGAAGCCACCAAGAGTCAGCAGTCCAAGCTCCTGTAACCATTTGTCATGACCACTTCAGCCACTGGCCAGCATGGCTGCTTTTCACTAAACTCCTGTTCTTCATGTACTACAACTCCACTCTTACCTGACTCTACCCTCACCGTCgcctccttcctctgcctctccctggtACTCTGTCTGTCCTCCACTAACTCCACACTGCACTTgacactccctcccagaaccttcTGAACGCATCTGGCCTACAGAGCAGTCCAGAGGCCACAGCCGCACATCCTGATCCGTCTTCTGACTGAACTTGAGGCCTATAGGGCAGGGACTCAGTTGCTTGGCACATTCTGACCATAGGAAAGCCCAGCACTGGGGCCAGCCTTACACAATGGCTGAGTTTCTAGTCTgagtttgcaaagcattttggaatAATTTATTACCACCCTTGAGCGGGCCTGTGCAGTGATGTTGCCATGGGTTCCCGAGGCTCTTTACTTCAGGGGTCCCTAGAGCGCACAGGGTGTCAAAGAAGCAGCTGGGCTGTTCCTAACACCTCTTCCTCTGCATGTAAGTGCTAGTCCCGTGTGAATGTGAGTGACACTGAGTGACAGAGAAAGGAATATTCCTTATTTTAGTTTGGATGTATTTCCACATGGGATGTTTGGATGGGGGCTAGCTAAGGGGCTAACCCATGAGGCAAGGTGCATTTACCGGAAGTCTGAAGTGCCTGGAGATGCTGAGACAGAAGGGCCTGGAAAGGGTATCGACTGTTATTGCTAGGCTGTTTATCAGGGAAATATCTGCAGACCAGGAAGGCCCGGCTGGCATCTCAGGATGGGGCCACCCCCCCGGTTGTCAAAACTATAGACCAGGACGAGAAGAGGAGTCGCTTCCCCAGCCCCTGAGAAGAGCCCAGAAAGGATCGTACAGCTGCAGATTaggatggggggaaggagaccagaGCATCCCGTAACGCTCTCAAACTACAGCCCCGGGGAGAGACCTGGCACCCCGCGCCGGGGGAGGACAGGAGAAATTCCCCCGCGAGTCACAGCTGCAAATCGAGAGGAGGTAAAGCCGGGGGCGGCCCCGCAGGGGTCTCGGAGCCgggcagggagatgggggctGCCCCGCAGCCGGACCGGTCGGAGCGgcgatggggcggggggcagccccgGTAGCcaggggtctcagagcctgacGGGGGGAGCAGTTATTGGGCAGGCGCCGGAGGGGGGGTCCCAGAGGCAGCAGCTCAGGCCCCCGGGCGAGGGGCGCTTGGCCGGGCCCCCTCACCTTGGAGCCCGCGCACTTGTCCAGGAACTCGCGCAGCTCCCTGCGCCCGGCCTCCCGCAGCGCCGTCAGGTTCACCCGGCCCGAGCTCAGGTGCGCCGCCATCCCGCGCCAGGCCCGGCCGGTCACATGACAGCGCCGATCACGTGACTCGGCGAGGCTCTCCATCTCCCCGCTCAGGCCCCGCCTCCTCGAGCCCCAGAAGGCTCCCAACGCCCCGCCCCCGCGGCCCGGCTATAACGGCTGCGCCGCGCGCCGGGAGGCGGCAGCGCAGACACGTGACCCCGGTGACGGGGGCGGGTATGGGACCGTGACCCGCGGAGCTTGTCCTGCCCCGGGGCATTCAAGGAGCTGTGAGGAGAGGGCAGCTGGGTACTAGAGTAACGGCCGCTCCCCCGGGGGGGGGTATTGGGGTAGcgggccctgccccgggggggccACTGGGATAACGGCTCCGGGGGGGAATATTGGGGTAACGGCCGCTGCCCTGGGGGGGGAATATTGGGGTAACGTCACCTTGCCTTGGGGGGGATATTGGGGTAACGGTCGCTGCCCCCGCGGGGGCCACTGGGATAACAGCTCCGGGGGGGAATATTGGGGTAACGGCCGCTGCCCTGGGGGGGGAATATTGGGGTAACGTCACCTTGCCTTGGGGGGGATATTGGGGTAACAGCCGTTGCCCCCGCGGGGGCCACTGGGGTAATGTCACCTGCCCCCGACGGGGGAAGGGATACTGGGGTAACGGCATCTGCCCCGGGGGTGGGGTACTGGGGTAACGTCACCTGTCCCGGGGGGGGAAGGGATACTGGGGTAACAGCATCTGCCCCGGGGGTGGGGTACTGGGGTAACGTCACCTGCCCCCAGGGGGGGAAGGGATACTGGGGTAACAGCATCTGCCCCGGGGGTGGGGTACTGGGGTAACAGCACCTGCACTGAGGAGGGAGAGTTACTGGGGTAACAGCACCCGTGGGGTAGGGGGACcggatgtcccagttttataggaacagtcccaatatttgaggCTTTGTCTGATATAGGTGACTATTACCCCCCATtacgtcccgatttttcacacttgctggcCGGTCACCCTGCCATGGCGGGAGGGGTTGTTACTGGAATCGCtatcttagggctggtctatggTTAAATAGGTTGCCACCCTGGCCACGTCACCTCAGAGTGTGACTAAAATCGCAGCCCTAGCCTATGTAGCTAGGGCTGGCAAAAATTGTAGACACAGAGGGCTGGTCCCTGCTACAAAGGTAGGTCAGGGC comes from the Chelonia mydas isolate rCheMyd1 chromosome 15, rCheMyd1.pri.v2, whole genome shotgun sequence genome and includes:
- the VPS33A gene encoding vacuolar protein sorting-associated protein 33A, translating into MESLAESRDRRCHVTGRAWRGMAAHLSSGRVNLTALREAGRRELREFLDKCAGSKAIVWDEYLTGPFGLIAQYSLLKEHEVEKMFTLKAGRLPPADVKNIIFFVRPRLELMDIIAENVLSEDRVRSPLRDFHILFVPRRSLLCEQRLKDQGVLGSFIHREQYSLDLIPFDGDLLSMESESAFKECYLESDQTSLYHAAKGLMTLQALYGTIPQIFGKGDCARHVANMMIRMKREFPGGQNSIFPVFDTLLLLDRNVDLLSPLATQLTYEGLIDEIYGIQNTYVKLPPEKFAPKKQGEGGKDLPTEPKKLQLNSAEELYAEIRDKNFNAVGSVLSKKAKIISAAFEERHHAKTVGEIKQFVSQLPHMQAARSSLANHTSIAELIKDITTSEDFFDNLTVEQEFMSGIDTDKVNNYTEDCIAQKHPLIKILRLVCLQSVCNSGLKQKVLDHYKREILQTYGYEHILTLNNLEKAGLLKLQTSSRNNYPTIRKTMRLWMDDVNEQNPNDISYVYSGYAPLSVRLAQLLARPGWRSIEEVLKMLPGPHFEERQQLPTGLQKKRQQGENRVTLVFFLGGVTYAEIAALRFLSQMEDGGTEYVIATTKLINGTNWIKSLMEKLEPAPF